One region of Streptomyces capillispiralis genomic DNA includes:
- a CDS encoding DUF397 domain-containing protein gives MPACLPAPPELAWFKSSYSGANTTECVECAHVTHGVLIRDSKDADGSVVSVKTGAWRFFVEGLRQAHPTVSA, from the coding sequence ATGCCCGCCTGTCTTCCCGCCCCTCCCGAGCTCGCATGGTTCAAGTCGTCTTACAGCGGCGCGAACACGACCGAGTGCGTGGAGTGCGCGCACGTCACGCACGGCGTGCTCATACGTGATTCCAAGGACGCGGACGGCTCTGTCGTCTCCGTCAAAACCGGTGCTTGGCGTTTCTTCGTGGAGGGATTGAGGCAGGCACATCCGACCGTGTCCGCGTAA
- a CDS encoding helix-turn-helix domain-containing protein — translation MPVRTTTRRRQLGAMLRKLRARKGMTLEEAGALVGVSKATVSRYETQAGPVKWIVVDALCREYGATDAEREAVVRLAKDARQQGWWSSFADSIPESMNLLLTLEDEAVREDHFSCVYVPGLLQTRAYSTALQRANEIPLEPAEIERLVDIRMKRQEILARPKPPRLWAILDESVIRRVVGSPGTMREQLGRLLEVNESPHITLQVLPFSNGAHGAALGSFVIIGGTESALDVVYVDFHTGSLFLEKDEELERYRLAFEYLRAQALDMEASSALIHRARKEL, via the coding sequence ATGCCCGTAAGGACCACCACACGCCGTCGCCAACTGGGCGCGATGTTGCGCAAGTTGCGTGCCCGGAAGGGGATGACCCTCGAGGAAGCCGGGGCGTTGGTCGGCGTGTCGAAGGCCACGGTCAGCCGGTATGAGACGCAGGCGGGACCGGTGAAGTGGATCGTCGTGGACGCGCTGTGCCGTGAGTACGGCGCCACGGACGCCGAACGGGAGGCCGTGGTGCGCCTGGCCAAGGACGCCAGGCAGCAGGGCTGGTGGAGCTCCTTCGCCGACTCCATCCCGGAGAGCATGAACCTCTTGCTCACCCTTGAGGACGAGGCCGTACGCGAGGACCACTTCTCCTGCGTCTACGTCCCTGGCCTTCTCCAGACGCGCGCCTACAGCACCGCTCTGCAGAGGGCCAACGAGATCCCGCTGGAGCCGGCCGAGATCGAGCGGCTGGTGGACATCCGTATGAAGCGGCAGGAGATCCTCGCGCGCCCGAAGCCGCCCCGCCTGTGGGCGATCCTCGACGAGTCCGTGATCCGCCGGGTCGTGGGATCGCCGGGGACCATGAGGGAGCAGCTCGGGCGACTTCTCGAAGTCAACGAGTCACCGCACATCACACTCCAGGTGCTGCCGTTCTCAAACGGCGCTCATGGCGCCGCCCTTGGCAGCTTTGTGATCATCGGCGGTACGGAGTCAGCCCTTGACGTGGTCTATGTGGACTTCCACACCGGCTCGCTCTTCCTGGAGAAGGACGAAGAGCTGGAGCGATACAGACTTGCGTTCGAGTACCTTCGCGCACAAGCGTTGGACATGGAGGCTTCCTCCGCCCTGATCCACCGCGCACGCAAGGAGCTGTAG
- a CDS encoding ATP-binding protein produces MPGIDTRDIQHRCVLPFEALPAEVRLLRRSAVAQLGQWGVPSIGDEAQLVVTELATNVIKHVGEGTSATLILEWKGERLRVEMHDKSRSLPAPRAADLSAECGRGLHMLAAMTVDWGTVVTALGKVVWCEIELGAETACRRVGRAVAALENYQGCGGAGAGGRQREAALEESAIELIADLLHWTSARGLDPDDVLDRAQMHYEAEAAYCSFQNEVRRRRRHMRLQASSSRP; encoded by the coding sequence ATGCCCGGTATCGACACCAGGGATATTCAGCACCGCTGCGTTCTGCCCTTTGAGGCGCTGCCGGCGGAGGTACGGCTGCTGCGGAGAAGCGCCGTCGCGCAGCTCGGCCAGTGGGGTGTGCCCTCGATCGGCGATGAGGCCCAACTCGTTGTCACGGAGCTGGCGACGAACGTCATCAAGCACGTTGGTGAGGGCACATCGGCGACGCTGATCCTGGAGTGGAAGGGCGAGCGGCTACGCGTCGAGATGCATGACAAGAGCCGATCACTTCCCGCGCCGCGCGCTGCCGACTTGAGCGCGGAGTGCGGCCGAGGCCTCCACATGCTCGCAGCGATGACTGTGGACTGGGGGACCGTCGTCACAGCGCTCGGCAAGGTGGTGTGGTGTGAGATCGAGCTGGGGGCCGAGACCGCGTGCCGTCGTGTGGGTCGTGCGGTGGCGGCGCTGGAGAACTACCAGGGCTGCGGCGGGGCGGGCGCGGGAGGGCGGCAGCGCGAGGCGGCGCTGGAGGAGTCGGCGATCGAGCTGATCGCCGACTTGCTGCACTGGACATCCGCACGCGGCCTGGACCCGGATGACGTGCTGGACCGGGCGCAGATGCACTACGAGGCGGAGGCGGCTTACTGCTCGTTTCAGAATGAGGTCCGAAGGCGGCGGAGGCATATGAGGCTGCAGGCCAGTTCGAGCAGGCCCTGA
- a CDS encoding IS5 family transposase (programmed frameshift) — protein sequence MRADLVPDDLWNRVAPLLPPPPERRHRHPGRLRVPDRTALAGVLFVLRTGVAWRDVPAETVGCSGVTAWRRLRDWTEAGVWPRLHAALLTELRRADLLDLDDCSADGSHVRALKRGDHVGPSPVDRARPGSKHHLIVDRHGTPLAVKLTGGNRHDVTQLLPLLDAVPPIRGLRGRPRHKPRRLYADRGYDFDKYRRLLWKRGIRPLIARRGVAHGSGLGKVRWVVERAFAWLHQFKRLRTRYERRADLHQGLLELACSLICLRRLRTSF from the exons GTGCGTGCTGATCTTGTTCCGGACGACCTGTGGAATCGGGTGGCCCCGTTGCTGCCACCCCCTCCCGAACGACGCCACCGGCATCCCGGGCGGTTGCGTGTTCCTGACCGGACAGCACTCGCCGGCGTCCTGTTCGTGCTGCGGACCGGCGTCGCCTGGCGAGACGTCCCGGCGGAGACTGTCGGCTGTTCCGGCGTGACGGCCTGGCGCCGGCTGCGGGACTGGACCGAGGCAGGGGTCTGGCCACGCCTGCACGCCGCCCTGCTGACTGAGCTTCGCCGCGCCGACCTGCTGGACCTGGACGACTGCTCCGCGGACGGATCACACGTCCGCGCCCTCA AAAGGGGGGACCACGTCGGCCCCTCACCCGTCGACCGCGCCCGCCCCGGCTCCAAACACCACCTGATTGTCGACCGCCACGGAACCCCACTCGCCGTGAAGCTCACTGGTGGCAACCGACACGACGTCACCCAGCTCCTGCCCCTGCTCGACGCCGTCCCGCCGATCCGGGGACTGCGGGGACGCCCGCGCCACAAACCTCGACGCCTGTACGCGGACCGGGGCTACGACTTCGACAAGTACCGCCGCCTGCTGTGGAAACGTGGCATCAGGCCCCTGATCGCCCGACGGGGTGTCGCTCATGGCTCCGGACTGGGCAAGGTGCGCTGGGTCGTCGAGCGCGCCTTCGCCTGGCTGCACCAGTTCAAACGGCTCCGCACCCGCTACGAACGGCGCGCCGATCTACATCAGGGCCTGCTCGAACTGGCCTGCAGCCTCATATGCCTCCGCCGCCTTCGGACCTCATTCTGA
- a CDS encoding DEAD/DEAH box helicase, with product MTDLTGTSLRLGFDETRTRVTLRTTDEYRQDLVELAARFRTGGQLDPLSASVALDELLANLGALSGWPHHAGVEWAPELRDLVAGVVQDANTVKARLAGTEPRGEVSPDQVPRLLGDTWQAELSEFQRRDIAKLLSLQHGANFSVPGAGKTRVGLAVYAAQKEQGKVSRLLVVCPKSAYESWRYETAVCLRYPLRTHVLDGSMDQWAEVLIVNYERLDRSLPRLASWLKAASSMIILDEAHRMKLGARGTYGAACMALGPLAARRMILTGTPAPNGSKDLENLLGFVWPGHGQRSVVQAVAGGDLAYASSVLRPLFTRTTKQELGLPPMRLRMRYVDMPPLHQEIYASLVGGMSNGTARDDLSALGKTALRLLMAATSPALLLEGGSRYEPLAYQLPPLDIPQGSSLYSLMQNLPDYEVSPKYKEAVAIVAENAGRGRKTLVWTTFVRSLTTLERMLEKYGPAVVYGGTADRDEQLRRFREDPSCMVLISNPATLGEGISLHHVCHDAVYVDRDFMAGRFLQSLDRIHRLGLAPDTDTRVTVLAARDTVDEVVEARLDQKLEFMGRILDDPTVQQLADLEEEPSVAAGLAPSDIEALLRHMGTR from the coding sequence GTGACGGATCTGACCGGAACCTCCCTGCGTCTCGGGTTCGACGAGACGCGGACCCGGGTCACCTTGAGGACCACCGACGAATACCGTCAGGACCTCGTGGAGCTGGCCGCCCGCTTCCGTACGGGCGGCCAGCTGGACCCGCTGAGCGCGTCAGTCGCGCTCGACGAGCTGCTCGCCAATCTCGGGGCTCTCAGTGGATGGCCTCATCACGCCGGTGTCGAGTGGGCTCCGGAACTGCGGGACCTCGTGGCCGGCGTCGTACAGGACGCCAACACCGTCAAGGCACGGCTCGCGGGGACGGAGCCGCGTGGTGAGGTCTCCCCGGACCAGGTGCCGCGCTTGCTGGGGGACACCTGGCAGGCGGAACTCAGTGAATTCCAGCGCAGGGACATAGCCAAGCTGCTGTCCCTGCAGCACGGGGCGAACTTCAGCGTGCCGGGTGCGGGCAAGACACGGGTGGGTTTGGCCGTGTACGCCGCGCAGAAGGAGCAGGGGAAGGTGAGCCGGCTCCTCGTGGTCTGCCCGAAGTCGGCCTACGAGTCCTGGCGGTACGAGACAGCGGTGTGCCTCAGGTACCCACTGCGCACACACGTGCTCGACGGGTCGATGGACCAGTGGGCCGAGGTCCTGATCGTGAACTACGAGCGGCTGGACCGGTCGCTGCCCAGGCTTGCCAGCTGGCTGAAGGCCGCATCCTCAATGATCATCCTCGACGAGGCGCACCGGATGAAGCTCGGTGCACGGGGCACGTACGGTGCCGCGTGCATGGCCCTGGGGCCACTGGCGGCACGACGGATGATCCTCACCGGTACGCCGGCCCCCAACGGCTCCAAGGACCTGGAGAACCTGCTGGGCTTCGTGTGGCCCGGACACGGGCAGCGCTCGGTGGTCCAGGCTGTGGCGGGGGGTGATCTCGCGTACGCCAGCTCTGTGCTTCGTCCCCTGTTCACCAGAACGACCAAGCAGGAGCTGGGCCTGCCGCCGATGCGGCTGAGGATGCGGTACGTCGATATGCCGCCGCTGCACCAGGAGATCTACGCCTCACTCGTAGGCGGTATGAGCAACGGCACAGCGAGGGACGATCTCAGCGCGCTGGGCAAGACGGCGCTTCGGCTGCTGATGGCGGCGACGAGCCCCGCACTGCTTCTGGAGGGTGGCAGCAGGTATGAGCCTCTGGCGTACCAGCTGCCGCCGCTGGACATCCCCCAGGGCAGCTCGCTGTACTCGTTGATGCAGAACCTCCCGGACTACGAGGTGTCGCCGAAGTACAAAGAAGCGGTGGCGATCGTGGCCGAGAACGCCGGGCGGGGCCGCAAGACGCTGGTCTGGACGACGTTCGTCCGAAGCCTGACGACCCTGGAACGGATGCTGGAGAAGTACGGTCCGGCCGTGGTCTACGGAGGCACCGCGGACCGGGACGAACAGCTGCGCCGCTTCCGCGAGGACCCCAGCTGCATGGTGCTGATCTCCAATCCGGCGACGCTGGGCGAAGGGATCAGCCTTCACCATGTCTGTCACGACGCCGTGTACGTTGACCGGGACTTCATGGCGGGACGTTTTCTGCAGAGCCTTGACCGCATTCATCGCCTCGGTCTGGCACCGGACACGGACACGCGGGTCACCGTTCTTGCCGCACGGGACACCGTCGACGAGGTGGTGGAAGCGCGTCTCGACCAGAAGCTGGAGTTCATGGGGCGCATCCTGGACGACCCTACGGTGCAGCAGCTCGCTGACTTGGAGGAAGAACCCTCGGTCGCGGCAGGTCTCGCCCCCAGCGACATCGAAGCCTTGCTCCGGCACATGGGGACTAGGTAG
- a CDS encoding DNA cytosine methyltransferase, protein MRASGRKRPQFASPLTSIEICAGAGGQAVGLHDAGFDHRALVEWDPHAVQTLSANVAGWPGWDAERANRLRPMDVKEFLKTQEYRDLGLKPKQLDLLAGGVPCPPFSLAGKQLGREDERDLFPAALDIIAELLPKAVMIENVRGILEPPEVFIEYRAEILRDLKDLGYSVPQMKRGWTPARQDVEMRKVWRRLDAKNFGVPQLRPRAILVAIHEDWLPGDGSEFSWPIRLDDDEATVARALEETMRERCADFWDKNKWGRPAAPGDRTGEDVFNDWLEDAEKAAAAGRGVAPTLVGGSRKHGGADLGPTRAKRAWEALGVNALGVANDRGACDPERDLFRDTGPMLTVEQAAIIQGFPRGWQFQGRKTARYRQVGNAFPPPVAEAVGRAIAAVLRPAHREELLNGYVMDSGQGMAEQSPVGQLEIPVSGSGRPRAARKNGVSDLLSTGN, encoded by the coding sequence ATGCGCGCCAGCGGCCGTAAGCGTCCGCAGTTCGCCTCGCCACTGACCTCGATCGAGATCTGTGCGGGGGCCGGTGGGCAAGCCGTTGGTCTGCACGACGCCGGCTTTGATCACCGGGCCCTGGTGGAGTGGGACCCCCACGCTGTTCAGACGCTGAGCGCGAACGTGGCTGGCTGGCCCGGGTGGGATGCCGAGCGCGCCAACCGTCTCAGGCCGATGGACGTCAAGGAATTCCTGAAGACCCAGGAGTACAGGGACCTCGGACTGAAGCCCAAGCAGCTTGACCTGCTGGCGGGGGGTGTCCCATGCCCTCCCTTCTCGCTGGCCGGCAAGCAGCTCGGCAGGGAGGACGAGCGTGACCTGTTCCCCGCCGCGCTCGACATCATCGCCGAACTGCTTCCCAAAGCGGTGATGATTGAGAATGTCCGGGGCATTCTGGAGCCTCCGGAGGTCTTCATTGAATATCGTGCGGAAATTCTGAGAGATCTCAAGGATCTCGGTTACTCGGTTCCGCAGATGAAGAGGGGATGGACTCCTGCGCGTCAGGATGTGGAGATGCGGAAGGTTTGGCGTCGGCTGGACGCCAAAAACTTCGGTGTGCCGCAACTCCGCCCCAGAGCGATCCTCGTTGCCATTCACGAGGACTGGCTGCCCGGCGATGGCTCGGAATTCTCTTGGCCGATTCGTCTGGACGACGACGAGGCGACCGTGGCGCGGGCGCTTGAGGAAACAATGAGAGAGCGCTGCGCGGACTTCTGGGACAAGAACAAGTGGGGCAGGCCGGCCGCGCCGGGGGACCGTACCGGGGAAGACGTCTTCAACGACTGGCTGGAAGACGCGGAGAAGGCCGCGGCCGCGGGCCGGGGCGTGGCGCCGACGCTCGTGGGCGGATCCAGGAAGCACGGCGGAGCCGACCTCGGACCCACCCGGGCCAAGCGGGCGTGGGAGGCCCTCGGCGTGAACGCCCTGGGTGTCGCTAACGACCGGGGCGCATGCGATCCGGAACGCGATCTCTTCCGGGACACCGGACCGATGCTGACCGTGGAGCAGGCAGCCATCATCCAGGGGTTCCCTCGTGGCTGGCAGTTCCAGGGCAGGAAGACGGCGCGCTACCGGCAGGTCGGCAATGCCTTCCCGCCGCCGGTGGCCGAAGCCGTGGGCCGCGCGATCGCGGCCGTCCTGCGTCCGGCGCACCGGGAAGAGCTGCTGAACGGCTACGTGATGGACTCGGGCCAAGGCATGGCCGAGCAGAGCCCAGTCGGGCAGCTCGAAATTCCCGTGTCAGGAAGCGGGCGGCCTCGTGCGGCGCGCAAGAACGGTGTCAGTGATCTGCTGAGCACAGGCAACTGA
- a CDS encoding very short patch repair endonuclease, with product MNSARRWTTLCGVSDDSAWEAPEGSWASSAARRRNMQAIRSRDTKPEKLIRRLVHAQGLRYRVAARPLPDLRRTADLVFRPTKVAVFIDGCYWHGCPEHYVPPKTNSGYWSDKVLRNVTRDRDTDQRLREAGWLVLRFWEHEPSVACAQQITDTVLARRTRPPAS from the coding sequence ATGAACTCCGCGAGGCGGTGGACTACCCTCTGCGGTGTGTCCGATGATTCCGCGTGGGAAGCCCCAGAGGGTTCCTGGGCTTCGTCTGCGGCCCGACGCCGCAATATGCAGGCCATCCGCAGCCGAGACACAAAGCCCGAAAAGCTCATCCGGCGGCTAGTACATGCCCAGGGACTGCGCTACCGCGTGGCAGCTCGTCCTCTGCCCGACCTCCGCCGTACAGCAGACTTGGTCTTCCGCCCAACGAAGGTCGCCGTCTTCATAGACGGCTGCTACTGGCACGGATGCCCCGAGCACTACGTGCCCCCGAAAACCAACTCTGGCTATTGGTCGGACAAAGTCCTGCGCAACGTCACACGGGATCGCGACACGGACCAAAGGCTCCGAGAAGCCGGTTGGCTCGTGCTCCGTTTCTGGGAGCACGAACCCTCAGTTGCCTGTGCTCAGCAGATCACTGACACCGTTCTTGCGCGCCGCACGAGGCCGCCCGCTTCCTGA
- a CDS encoding DUF3592 domain-containing protein, with protein sequence MDQPWLTITLVMAAGATALGIAILRGALRQRRALGRLGVRGVRTRGEVARGPRREGPTTHPPQVRYQAPPVDRPDAPATQTYRRTPLNHESHPLNAGIPVVLRYDPRDPRRVVVVHTKDGRPGMVSYSATANMTWGIFFVLFGVAMGVGAFL encoded by the coding sequence GTGGACCAGCCGTGGCTCACGATCACGCTCGTCATGGCCGCCGGGGCGACGGCCCTGGGCATCGCGATCCTGCGCGGTGCCCTACGCCAGCGCCGGGCCCTCGGCCGCCTCGGTGTCCGGGGCGTCCGCACCCGGGGCGAGGTGGCCCGCGGCCCCCGCCGCGAGGGGCCCACGACCCACCCGCCCCAAGTCCGCTACCAGGCCCCGCCCGTCGACCGCCCCGACGCCCCCGCCACCCAGACCTACCGCCGCACCCCCCTCAACCACGAGTCCCACCCCCTGAACGCCGGCATCCCGGTCGTCCTGCGCTACGACCCGCGGGACCCGAGGAGGGTGGTGGTCGTCCACACGAAGGACGGCAGGCCGGGCATGGTCTCGTACTCCGCTACGGCCAACATGACCTGGGGGATCTTCTTCGTGCTGTTCGGGGTGGCCATGGGGGTGGGGGCGTTCCTCTGA
- a CDS encoding SEC-C domain-containing protein, which produces MRPDTPAENVDHTAEAARWERTAGLYPEDAEALLLRAAAHRELSGDRPAATALYDRLLTSGADLDSPFLVRALKASNLWEYGHEAEARAIIDGIRTASPRDPAPWVIVAEALESHDELEQAHETFTQAVRLLLTDVQEPPYATHPLLFGRHRVRRMLGATHDEWDALADTVHTLPITLDELHDPKRVWSLGSENPAELEAEITRLRAELGAYREALSRPFPVAVLHWPAGELAELLSAYPTLEAEYPSHGEHLASIEVALRELAGSGTPNLGIVTGTVPSYEAFAASEGAAPADATLLPQYATTLAARGRAVAWPPERAAACWCGSGRAYGECHGTDA; this is translated from the coding sequence ATGCGCCCCGACACGCCTGCCGAAAACGTCGACCACACCGCCGAAGCCGCCCGCTGGGAGCGGACCGCCGGCCTGTATCCCGAGGACGCCGAGGCCCTGCTGCTGCGGGCCGCCGCCCACCGGGAACTCTCCGGCGACCGCCCCGCCGCGACCGCCCTTTACGACCGCCTGCTGACCTCGGGAGCGGACCTGGACAGCCCGTTCCTGGTCCGCGCCCTCAAGGCCTCCAACCTCTGGGAGTACGGCCACGAGGCGGAGGCCCGCGCGATCATCGACGGCATCCGCACGGCGTCCCCGCGCGACCCCGCCCCCTGGGTGATCGTCGCGGAGGCCCTGGAGTCCCACGACGAGCTGGAACAGGCGCACGAGACGTTCACACAGGCGGTACGCCTCCTCCTGACCGACGTCCAGGAGCCCCCGTACGCCACGCATCCCCTCCTCTTCGGCCGCCACCGCGTCCGCAGGATGCTCGGCGCCACCCACGACGAGTGGGACGCCCTCGCGGACACCGTCCACACCCTCCCGATCACCCTCGACGAACTCCACGACCCGAAGCGGGTGTGGTCCCTGGGCTCGGAGAACCCGGCGGAGCTGGAGGCCGAGATCACGCGCCTGCGCGCGGAACTGGGCGCCTACCGGGAGGCGTTGTCCCGCCCGTTCCCGGTGGCGGTGCTCCACTGGCCGGCCGGCGAACTGGCGGAACTGCTGTCGGCGTACCCGACACTGGAGGCGGAGTACCCGTCGCACGGTGAGCACCTGGCGTCGATAGAGGTGGCCCTGCGCGAACTGGCCGGCTCCGGCACCCCGAACCTGGGCATCGTCACGGGCACGGTCCCGTCGTACGAGGCCTTCGCGGCCTCGGAGGGCGCCGCCCCGGCCGACGCGACCCTGCTCCCGCAGTACGCGACGACGCTGGCGGCGCGGGGGCGGGCGGTGGCGTGGCCGCCGGAGCGGGCAGCGGCGTGCTGGTGCGGATCGGGACGGGCGTACGGGGAGTGCCACGGAACCGACGCGTGA
- a CDS encoding MFS transporter — MTGTDPSPATTGTIAPTDVPPDAAPRRDPPPRPGATLALTSAATAVALMTYTAPIVTLPDTAAALHTPLSAQAWLLNGTPLGLAALLLVAGSLADDYGRRRVFVSGTLALGVTTALGALATTTWLFTLARIAQGAAGAALLASSLGLIVHAFPTPGGRLRATGVWGAFVTGGIAVGPLIAAGIPGWRAVYGVLGAAALIVAALGTRALTESRSPRGGRPDFAGAVTFGLALVSLVAALTLGRDGWLRTPVWLLLAATVLLLAVFALVERRTRTPMIDLSLLRRPDFLASSLGGLFTGLSVIGLFSFLPAVLQRSLGMSALDTAWLTLLWAGPAFAVALQARRLAGRVPTRVQLSLAFVLHAAGVLTMLGAVGAGSTARFVPGMIVAGIGSGLLNAALPLLAVASVPPARAAMGSGAQQTFRYIGSCAGVALTIAVATSSSGGMARGTDVAMVVSAALALVAAVAVAGLRERT, encoded by the coding sequence ATGACCGGCACCGACCCCTCCCCCGCGACCACGGGGACCATCGCTCCCACGGACGTACCACCGGACGCGGCCCCCCGTCGGGACCCGCCCCCGCGCCCCGGGGCCACCCTGGCGCTGACCAGCGCCGCCACCGCCGTGGCGCTGATGACGTACACCGCGCCGATCGTCACGCTCCCCGACACCGCGGCCGCCTTGCACACCCCGCTGTCCGCCCAGGCCTGGCTGCTCAACGGCACCCCGCTGGGCCTGGCCGCCCTGCTCCTGGTCGCCGGCAGCCTCGCCGACGACTACGGCCGCCGCCGCGTCTTCGTCTCCGGCACCCTGGCGCTCGGCGTCACCACGGCCCTGGGCGCCCTGGCCACCACCACCTGGCTGTTCACCCTGGCCCGTATCGCCCAGGGCGCGGCCGGTGCGGCCCTGCTGGCCAGCAGCCTCGGCCTGATCGTGCACGCCTTCCCGACACCGGGCGGCCGGCTGCGGGCGACGGGGGTGTGGGGCGCGTTCGTCACCGGCGGTATCGCGGTGGGCCCGCTCATCGCCGCCGGGATACCCGGCTGGCGCGCGGTGTACGGCGTCCTGGGCGCCGCCGCGCTGATCGTCGCCGCCCTGGGCACCCGCGCCCTCACGGAGTCGCGCTCCCCGCGCGGGGGACGGCCGGACTTCGCCGGGGCGGTGACCTTCGGCCTGGCCCTCGTCTCCCTGGTGGCGGCCCTCACCCTGGGCCGGGACGGCTGGCTGCGCACACCGGTGTGGCTGCTGCTGGCGGCCACGGTGCTGCTCCTGGCCGTGTTCGCGCTGGTGGAGCGCCGCACGAGGACCCCCATGATCGACCTGTCCCTGCTGCGCCGCCCGGACTTCCTCGCCTCCTCCCTCGGCGGCCTGTTCACCGGCCTGTCGGTGATCGGCCTGTTCAGCTTCCTGCCGGCGGTGCTCCAGCGCAGCCTCGGCATGTCCGCCCTGGACACGGCATGGCTGACGCTGCTGTGGGCGGGCCCCGCCTTCGCGGTCGCCCTCCAGGCCCGCCGCCTGGCCGGCCGCGTACCGACCCGCGTCCAGCTGTCCCTCGCCTTCGTCCTGCACGCGGCCGGTGTCCTGACCATGCTGGGCGCGGTCGGCGCGGGCTCCACGGCCCGCTTCGTGCCGGGGATGATCGTGGCGGGCATCGGCAGCGGCCTCCTCAACGCGGCGCTCCCCCTGCTCGCCGTCGCATCGGTCCCGCCGGCCCGGGCCGCCATGGGCTCGGGCGCCCAGCAGACCTTCCGCTACATCGGCTCCTGCGCCGGCGTCGCCCTGACCATCGCCGTCGCGACGTCGTCGAGCGGGGGGATGGCACGGGGCACGGACGTGGCGATGGTCGTCTCGGCGGCCCTGGCGCTGGTGGCGGCGGTGGCGGTGGCGGGACTGCGGGAGCGGACGTGA
- a CDS encoding winged helix-turn-helix transcriptional regulator, with protein sequence MALGKDYATQECSIASALEVIGERWTLLVIRDAFYGVRRYNDFLVHLGIPRAVLAARLQALTAQGILEKRRYQESPPRDEYVLTDRGIALWPTLRALGLWGREHLTHVRLRFFRHADCGTELGPYGECPACGTVVPVPDVEVLPGPGLNPDPADPVSRALLKPKRLLEPVTIDPV encoded by the coding sequence ATGGCACTGGGCAAGGACTACGCGACGCAGGAGTGCTCGATCGCGAGCGCGCTCGAGGTGATCGGGGAGCGCTGGACGCTGCTCGTCATCCGTGACGCGTTCTACGGCGTGCGGCGCTACAACGACTTCCTCGTCCACCTGGGCATCCCGCGCGCGGTCCTCGCCGCCCGCCTCCAGGCGCTGACCGCTCAGGGGATCCTGGAGAAGCGCCGGTACCAGGAGTCGCCGCCCCGGGACGAGTACGTCCTCACCGACCGCGGGATCGCGCTGTGGCCCACCCTGCGGGCGCTCGGACTGTGGGGCCGCGAGCACCTCACGCACGTCCGGCTGCGCTTCTTCCGGCACGCCGACTGCGGTACCGAACTCGGCCCGTACGGCGAATGCCCGGCCTGCGGAACCGTCGTACCCGTGCCGGACGTTGAGGTGTTGCCGGGGCCCGGACTCAATCCGGACCCGGCGGATCCGGTCAGTCGGGCGCTGCTCAAGCCGAAGCGGCTCCTGGAGCCCGTCACGATCGATCCGGTATAA
- a CDS encoding DUF6412 domain-containing protein, giving the protein MNRSRARARPVLAALLPLLPVVLLLLSAAGGLSAVHVVHVALAATAAAGAALALCALAAARCAPAVPPTRVRTAIRDRDRRTAFLPQRDPDARGRTRPRAPGHALPATAA; this is encoded by the coding sequence GTGAACCGTAGCCGGGCCCGCGCGCGCCCTGTCCTCGCCGCGCTCCTGCCGCTGCTCCCGGTCGTCCTGCTCCTCCTGTCGGCCGCCGGCGGCCTCTCCGCGGTCCACGTGGTGCATGTCGCGCTCGCCGCGACCGCCGCCGCCGGTGCCGCGCTCGCCCTCTGCGCCCTGGCCGCCGCCCGCTGCGCGCCCGCCGTGCCGCCCACCCGGGTGCGTACGGCCATCCGCGACCGTGACCGGCGTACGGCCTTCCTACCCCAGCGCGACCCCGACGCCAGGGGGCGCACCCGGCCCCGGGCACCGGGGCACGCCCTCCCGGCGACCGCCGCGTAG